TGAAACACTAACATTGGTTTCCGAAAGACCTGCATTGCTCTCCGTAAGACCAACTCTGCTCTCCGTAAGACTAATATCCGAAAGAATATGACTGTTTCATGAAAGAGAACTACTGTTGGCGGCAAGTGAATCACTGTTGGCGGCAGGAAAATTACTATTGGCAGCAAGTGAATTACTGTTTGCAGCAAGTGAATTACTGTTGCAGGCAAGTGAATTACTGTTGCAGGCAAGTGAATTACTGTTGCAGGCAAGTGAATTACTGTTGCAAGCAAGGAAGTTACAATAAATTTAAGTAGAATCGTTAATATCAGAAGAAAATACATACATTTACCCCGTTGGATAATTCCATCTAATATATATCAAATGAATAAAAATAATATCCTACGGGATTTACAGCCATGCCGGATATAGGTGCAGAGGTAGCCAAAGTGATGGCTCAAAGAGGAACAACCAAGACAGGGCTTGCCCGCCTGCTTGGCTGCCATGCGTCCACAGTTACGCGCGTTTTGAAAAACCAGGAAACAAGCAACCGGTTTCTGCTGCGCCTTTGCAAAGCGCTCAGGTATAATTTCTTTAAACTTTATGTGGATGAACTGCAAAAAGAATTTCCGGGCGATGAGCTTTTATCGCCAGGCAAATCGGCAGAAAAAGAAATAGTGGAATTACGCAAAGAGAACGCTGATCTGAAAGAAAAAATATCTTACCTGAAAACCATTCAGGAGTTGGTGATGAAGAAGAAGTAGCCCAACCAAGCCGGGCAACGGAGGCATGCAGGGAAAAGAATTCAAAACTTTACTTAATTCCGTAAACTCTCATATTATATACATACCATGTCATTGCACCTACAACATTAACAACATTAATTTGTACGGTTACCGCTGCTGCCTGTGCGCCAGCAAATGAGAGTTTACCTGCTGATGAGTCGCCATTACTATCAGCCGCATTTAAAGACATTGCAACTGTTTTTTTTGTAACTGCTCCATACATAATATTAAAATTCCAAGTGCTATTTAATCCATTCCCAAGTACTGCAATATCTGCATCTACCTCAATTTGTGCATAGGTGTTTGCGGGTAAAGCATAAGACATGCATGCTGAAGCCGGAGAGGCGGCAACAGCAGCTGACACAGTAGTTTCACAATTATAAAGTAAAATCTTTGTTCCCGTTCCACCGGCACTCCATACCGGAGCGCCAGCGCCAGCAGAAGTTAATACCTGCCCCGCTGTTCCTACAGCTGTTGAAGCGTGTTGTGTTCCGTTAGAATATATCACAGCGCCATTGCCCGCAATGGTTCCGATATTTGTTCCTCCGTTGGCAATAGGAAGTATTGAAACCCATGTGGGCGCTCCTGCTCCGCCTGAAATCAACGGATAACCAGCAGTGCCTGCGGCAGAAATTCCAGAACCGGCACCTGTGCCGTAAAAAACTCCACCGGCAGTTCCCTGAAGAGAAATTGCAGGCGTAGTGCCTCCACTTGAAACAATAGGAGCAGTGCCGGTAACTGAAGTAACTGTTCCGCTATTACCTGCCGCCCATGTTAAATTTCCAGCACCATCGTTCTGCAAAAAAGCAGATGCAGCACCTTGGGCAGCAGGAAAAGAATAAGCAACATTATTTATTCTTACAATGTTTCCTGTTGAGTTAACCTGAAATTGTGAAGAAGCTCCAACAGAAAGTTTTGAAGTTGGGCTGGATGATGTGCCAACGCCCACATTTCCTCCGTTGGGCTGTAAAATTAAATTTCTGACTGTGACTCCTTCATTCGACTGCAGGTAGGTGTTTCGGTTTGCTGCCACACCTGAAGTTTGAATTCCCAAATCAAGCGTTAACGGATTTGCTGCATCATTAGAGCCGAATCTGCCAATTATCTGATCTCCTCCTCCCAGACTTTTAGCAATTGTAGCTCTTGCGTCAAACATGGTTGTGGCTGTGGTAATGTTTACACCAACAAAGTTGGGAGAATTCAGATTATAAATATTTCCCAAACCGTCATCTGCCCAATAGTTGACTAAACCATATGAAGCCGGATCAATCCATGTTGGTGCACTACTCGCACCATTTGACTGCAAAATATATCCTGCTGTTCCGGGCACACCATTAAACCGCAATGGCTCTTGTAAAGTTTGAATATCCGTTCACATCCAGTTTATATTGTGGAATGATGTAAGGATTATATCCTATGGCAACGCAGTCTCTGACTGTAACAGATCCCTGATCGAACAAAGCTGAAAAAGTTGGTGAGCCGGTTATAAAAATCCCATACGAAGGCGCACCGGCAACAGTTGCTTTAAGTCCATAGTTGTTCGTTCCTCCTGAAACATCAAACTCAGCACCGTAGTGGTCTGTTCCCGAACCGCTGATAAATGCAGTATATCCCGCCTTGCTTCCGCTTCCGAAAACCATTGTTGCCATTCCTATTTTTGTACCTGAACCGGCACCATCAATATGGCTTAATACTCCGGCAATGTTGCCTGTTGATGTACCCACCCCTCTGAAATATCCCCCGAAACCATTTCCGCTGGAAGTTATATTGGCTCTTACAAACAAAGCCGATGTTGAATCACCCGGGTTGGAAACTGAGCTGGTGGTGAAATAAATATTTTCCGCCTTATCTCCTGCAGTTGACGAAATATGAAGTACGTCAAGTTTGTTAGCAGGTGTAGTTGTTCCAATTCCGACATTTCCATTTTCAAAAATGCCTGCATAATTATTTGTGCCTCCTGTGGCATTAAAATAACCTGCAATGTTTGTAGTGGATGCGCCAGTTTTTTCTATCCATATACCATAACCGGTTCCGGTAATTGCTCCACTGTGCGCAACGTGCAGTCCTTTTGTATTAGCAGTAGTGGTTATCTCAAGCACCTCCAGCATGCTGAGTGTGCTGTTGGCAGCCCCTGTGGTGTTTACTGAAATGTTTTGTGCAAACAAATCACCGTTCCTGAAAATGAGAAAGAAAAATACAGCCGTAACAGCGGAAGTAAATATTTTTTTCATGAGAAAAAATCTTTGGCTGAGATAGTGAAACAAAAATACTAATGTTTTGTTTAAAACCAAATATCTTTTACCTCCTTTTCGACCAGTTTATTAAACACAGGTTGGTCAGCATTCTTTCACTTCCTCCCAAAGTCCGCAGGGTTTTCTCCCCATGCTTTTGTTTCCCATTTGAGTAATCGGTTCGGGTATTTAGTTGACCGAAGCCATTTTTCAGCACGGTCAATCAGATAGAATAAAGACTGGTTTTCTTTTGTGATGACAAGTTTTGTTTTTGCGTGTTTGTTCTTTACCCAACTCATGGCAGTTAAACTATCGGAATAAACAGGCGCGGCACTGTTTTGCTTTTTTAAATATCCGAGCGCATGCACGATGGCGAGAAATTCTCCTATGTTGTTTGTGGCATCTTCAAACGGTCCGAGTTTGAAAAGTTCCTGCTTCGTCTTTGTGTAAACGCCTTTGTATTCCATTTCCTTTCCGTTGTAAGCAGCGTCCACGCAAATGCTTTCATCAATTGGTTTTCCAATCCGCGCAAGTTGTTCGGTAGAAAGTTCGGATTCGAAAACATTTTTACCAATAAAATCGTTGTAAGATTTACTGAGTGCTTGGTGAGCAAGAGCGAGGGAAGTGAATGATTTGTATTGAGCTCCCGTAAATCCCTGAATTTGTTTTTTGCATTTATCCCACGAATCAAACACGCCTGTTTCTTTTCCTTTCCACACTACATAATATTTCGGCTTTGGCTTTGCCATGGTTGCTAATAACGAATTTCTACGAATGTTACCAATTACGAATTATTTTGTGGCGCTTCATTCGTAACATTTGCAACAGATTCGTTATTGGTATCGGCTTTCTTTTCATGCCTGAAAAATTTTCTCTGAAAAATAAATATAATAATTACTCCTATGGTAATTGCCGAGTCGGAAATATTAAAAATGGGAAATGAAAATGTAAATGGTTTATCGCTCCAGAAAACATGATCAAAATGGGAGTTGAAATAAAACATATCCACCACCGCTCCATGAAGAAATCCTGCGTAGCCACCCTCTTCAGGAAAAAGCATGGCTGCATCCATCGGAGTGCTTTCAGAAAAAATTAATCCGTAATACGCACTGTCTAAAATATTCCCGATGGCTCCAGCCATAATGAGCGAAATGCTGAAGATGAGTCCGCTGTGTGCTTTTTGTTTTACAAGTACGTATAAATACCATCCGATTCCGCCAACAGCAAGAATGCGGAATAAACTCAGAAGTAATTTGCCGTAAGATCCTTCCAGTTCCAGCCCGAAAGCCATTCCATAATTTTCTGTGAAATGGATGTAAAAAAAATTTTCAATGACAGAAATCTGATCTCCCAAAGTCATGTGTGTCTTAATCCAAATCTTAACGAACTGGTCAATCAGAAGAACGAGAAAAACGATGAGTAGAGCCCTTAGCCCACCCCTCCCCCCTCCCGAAGGGAGGGGAATTTGTGTGCTTTCAGATTTTGCACTATTCACTTCTGAATTTTCCATACATATCTCAAATAAAAAGTCCTCCCCTTTGGGGAGGATTTAGGAGGGGCTTCTTAAGAATGCTGCGTCAGTTTCGCTTCAATGCTTAGAGTAGCATGTGGAACGCTGCGCAATCTTTCTTTCGGAATTAATTTCCCTGTAACGCGACAGATTCCATACGTTTTGTTTTCAATGCGGATGAGAGCGTTCTTCAGGTTCTGAATATGTTTTTCCTGACGTGCGGCAAGTTGCGCAATTTCTTCCCGCGACATTGCATCAGAGCCATCTTCCAGCACTTTGAAAGTTGGAGAAGTATCATCCGTTCCGTGTTCATCACGGTGAGCCAGTGTATTTTTCAAAAGATCATAATCTTTTTCTGCCTCTGCTAATTTTTCGTGAATGATGTTCTTGAACTCTTCCAGTTCCTTATCGGAATAACGTGTGCGGTTATCTTTTTTTCCCTTAAATTTTGGCTGCGGAGGTTCGGGTTTTCTGAACACAGGTATGGGTTCATAATTTTTCATATCGGAAAAAGTACCGCTGTCCCATGAATATGTTTCTTCTCCATTCAACTCACGCTCTTCAGCTAATTCTTCTTTTGTTTTCTTAACTTCTTTAACAGGCTTTACTACTTCAGATTTAACAGGAGCATGCTTTGCCACTATCACAGGCTTTACAACTTTTTCTTCTTTTCTGGAAATTGGTTTTACTTTCGCAAATGCTTTTTTACCTGCTTTTTTTGCTTTTACTTTTTTAACCTTCTTCACAACTTTTTTCTTCGCTACAGTTTTTTTCTTCGCGGCTTTTTTCTTAGTTACGATTCTTTTCTTAGCAACTTTTTTCTTAGCAACCTTCTTAGCTACTTTTTTCTTAGCAGCTTTTTTATTTTTTTTCGCTGAAGATTTCTTAATCTTTTTTGCTTTGGCTTTTACTCCCGTGTTGCGGGATTTCGATTTGCTCAGTTTTTTCTTTGCTTTTGCCATGGTAATAAGAATTAGTTTAATTGTTTGATGCGGTCTATCGCGACCATTGTTTTTATCTCATCATCCACCTCAATCTCAACTCCGTTTCCATTAATCTCATTTACGATTTCAAACGCATTTGCTAAAATTTCCGCGCGAATGTAATCTAAATTATTAATAATGGCGGAATTAATTTTAGGATGGTTTTTCACCCTTACATCTATCCTATCCGTGACCTCAAATTTGTTCTCTTTTCGTAGATTCTGAATGCGATTTACTATCTCACGGGCAATACCTTCTTCTCTTAATTGTGGAGTAATAGTGATGTCAAGCGCAACAGTAAGCGAACCACTGTTTGCCACTTTCCAGCCGGGAATGTCAACTGGGATAATCTCCACATCTTCATTTTGAAGGGTGTAGTTAGCACCGTTTATACCAATATCAATCTTACCAGTTTTTTCTATTGAAGATATGATCTCCGGGGCATTAGCATTGGCATATTGCTGAACTTCTTTCATGTCCTTTCCGCATTTTTTTCCAAGCGTTTTAAAATTCAACTTCAAGCTTTTAACAATTAGTGTTGTCGATTCATCCACAAACTCAATCGCTTTCACATTCACTTCCGAAAGGATTAAATCTTTCACAGCTTCGATTTTCTTTTTATTCGATTCATCCAAAACAGGTATCTGAATTTTATTTAATGGCTGTCTTACTCTTATGTTTTCTTTTTTGCGGATGGAAAGAATCATGGAAGAAATCTTCTGTGCCATTTCCATTCGCTCTTCCAGCGGTTTATCAATTACAGTTTCATCCGCTTTGGGGAAAATGCTCAGGTGAACGCTTTCAGAATTTTGTTTCTTTGTTACATCATTTAAATCCTTGAACAATTTATCAGAGAAGAAAGGAGCGATAGGAGATGCCAATTGAGCAACAACTTCCAAACAGCGATACAAAGTCTGATAAGCAGAAATTTTGTCCTGAGAATAATCTCCTTTCCAGAATCTTCTTCTGCTCAAACGAACATACCAGTTACTTAAATGTTCATCCACAAAAGTCTCGATAGCGCGTCCTGCTTTTGTCGGTTCGTAACTGCTGTAACTTTCATCAACAACTTTGACAAGTGAATTAAGTTCAGATAAAATCCAGCGGTCAATTTCCGATTTGTTTTTCAGCGGAATTTCTTTTTCTACAAAAGCAAAATTGTCAATGTTTGCATATAGAGCGAAGAAAGCATAAGTATTGTAAAGTGTTCCAAAAAAACTTCTTTGCTTTTCAGCAACTCCTTCAAGGTCGAATTTCAAATTGTCCCATGGATCCGCATTGGTAACCATGTACCAACGCACTGCATCAGGACCGTATTTTTCAAGCGTGGAAAATGGATCAGCTGCATTGCCGAGGCGCTTGCTCATTTTGTTCCCGTTCTTGTCAAGCACCAGACCGTTGCTTACTACATTTTTATACGCAACGGAATCAAAACACAAAGCCGCAATAGCGTGAAGTGTGTAAAACCATCCTCTTGTTTGGTCAACTCCTTCTGCAATGAAATCAGCAGGGAAAGAAGCCCCTCCCTTTCCCTCCCCAAAGGGGAGGGGAAATAAATTTTTATTCTCAAAAGGAAAATGATGTTGTGCATACGGCATAGCTCCACTATCAAACCAAACATCTATCAGATCTGCTTCACGAAACATTTTCTTTCCTTTGGAAGAAGCCAGAATAATTTCATCGGCATAAGGTTTATGCAAATCAAAATCCTTTTTCCTCAATGGGTTGTCTTTCATGAATCCAAGAGCTACAGATTTATCTATTTCTTTTCTCAGTTCTTCCACCGAACCAATACAAATTTCTTCTCCCTTCCCATCGGGAAGGGTTGGGAATGGGCTCTCTCTCCAGATGGGAAGCGGAATTCCCCAGAAGCGCGAGCGCGATAAATTCCAATCCTGTAAATTATTCAGCCACTCTCCGAATCTTCCTGTACCGGTGTGTTCGGGTTTCCAGTTGATGGTTTTATTGAGTTCAATCATTCTGTCTTTCATCGCTGTCACTTTCACAAACCAACTGTCGAGCGGATAATATAAAATAGGCTTATCGGTTCTCCAGCAATGCGGATAAGTATGTTCGTATTTTTCTTTCTTGAAAAGTTTTCCTTCTTCCTGAAGTTTCAACACAATACGTTCATCTACGCTCAGATATTCTTTCAGCTCTTTGATTTTCCTTTTCGCTTCAAGAATTTTTTTCTGCTTCTGAAATTCTATCTTCTTTTCTTCATCGCTAAGATATTCCGCCTTCACATATTCATCTCCATAAAGGAAAATATCATCTTTCACTTCGGGTAAAAACTTTCCACGTCTGTCAACGAGAGTAAGCGAACCGATTCCATTCTGTTTTGCTACACGAAAGTCATCCGCACCAAAACTCGGAGCGATGTGTACGATGCCTGTTCCGTCTTCAGTAGTAACAAAATCTCCGCATACTACTTTGAAAGCTTCTCCGTCTTTGGGTTGAGCGAAAGGGAGAAGCTGTTCGTATGAAATTCCTTCCAAATCTTTTCCTTTAAAAGTTGCCACATCTTCCCCAACAGGGAGTTTTGATTTTCCGTCACCGAAATATTTATCGCGAAGTGCACTTGCGAGAATCACTACAGCTTCCTTCTTCGAATATTGATTTACAGTTTTCACTGCTACATAATCAATCTTGGTTCCTACAGCAAGTGCAGTATTTGAAGGAAGGGTCCATGGAGTGGTTGTCCATGCTAACAGATAAATATCATTCGGACCAAATCGCTCACCACATCCTTTGATTAGTTCTTCTAGTATATCTTTTGAATTTTCAGATACCTTAAACATCGCCACAGCTGTAGTATCTCTCACATTCCTGTAACATCCCGGCTGATTTAACTCGTGCGTACTCAATCCCGTTCCTGCTGCAGGAGAATACGGCTGAATAGTGTAACCTTTATATAAAAGCTTCTTGTTGTAAAGTTCTTTCAACAGCCACCAAACACTTTCAATGTAATTGTTCTCATACGTAACGTACGGATGTTTCATATCCACCCAATAGCCCATCATGCGCGTAACTTCTTCCCATTTGTCCTGGTATTTCATCACTTCTTTTCTGCATGCTTTGTTATAATCTTCAATAGAAATTTTTTTGCCGATGTCTTCTTTCGTGATTCCTAAAGTTTTTTCAATCGCAAGTTCTATCGGAAGTCCGTGCGTGTCCCATCCGGCTTTGCGTTTTACCTGTTTTCCTTTCAGAGTTTGATAACGACAAAAAATATCCTTTATCGCACGCGCCATCACGTGATGTATGCCGGGCATTCCGTTAGCTGAAGGAGGTCCTTCATAAAAAACGAACGGCTCAGCACCTTCACGAGTAGAAACGCTTTTCTCAAAAATCTTTTCCTTCTCCCACCAATCGAGAATTTCTTTTCCGATTTGAGGAAGGTTGAGATTTTTGTATTCGGGGTATTTACTCACTATTACTAAACTTTGTTATAAAATCGAATAGTGGATTGTATTCCACTACTTATATCATAAGTATTATAATGAATCATTTTTTATTTGTCGCAGACATCCACACAACCGCCATCATAATAAATCCAAGTCCCATGCCTCCAAATAAACCGATGTTCAGGTTGTGAAAATACCACCCTGCTGCCATTCCGAGGAACATGCAGCCGACAAAGAGAAGCCCTCCGACTTTCTGTGCGGTTTTTTTCGCTTCGTTAGTATCTTTTTCCATTTGAAATATATTTTATTAAAGGGTTGCAAAGATAGGATTATCAGCCATTATGTAAAACCAAAAATATGACGAGAATCTTATTTTTGGCATTTAGAAATATATACATTTGCCGCCATCACACGGAAAAATTTGTGGCAAGCAAGCAAATAAAATTTTCTGACGAAGCTCTTTCCCTCGCTCATAAAATCATGAAGCGCTATCCGGAGGGAAAGCAGAAATCTGCCATTCTTCCCATCCTACACATTGCGCAAACTGAATTTGACGGATGGCTCAGTGTGCCCGTGATGGATTATGTGGCAATGCTTCTGAAAATTCAACCCATAGAAGTGTATGAAGTAGCTTCGTTTTATTCGATGTTTAATTTAAAACCAGTTGGCAAGTGCGTTATTGAAGTTTGCCGTACTGGACCTTGCTGGCTCATGGGCGCAGAGGATCTGGTAAAGTTCATCGAGAAGAAACTTGGAATTAAAGCAGGACAAACAACTCCCGATGGAATGTTTACTTTAAAAA
This is a stretch of genomic DNA from Bacteroidota bacterium. It encodes these proteins:
- a CDS encoding helix-turn-helix transcriptional regulator, encoding MPDIGAEVAKVMAQRGTTKTGLARLLGCHASTVTRVLKNQETSNRFLLRLCKALRYNFFKLYVDELQKEFPGDELLSPGKSAEKEIVELRKENADLKEKISYLKTIQELVMKKK
- a CDS encoding ribonuclease H family protein; the protein is MAKPKPKYYVVWKGKETGVFDSWDKCKKQIQGFTGAQYKSFTSLALAHQALSKSYNDFIGKNVFESELSTEQLARIGKPIDESICVDAAYNGKEMEYKGVYTKTKQELFKLGPFEDATNNIGEFLAIVHALGYLKKQNSAAPVYSDSLTAMSWVKNKHAKTKLVITKENQSLFYLIDRAEKWLRSTKYPNRLLKWETKAWGENPADFGRK
- a CDS encoding lipoprotein signal peptidase; its protein translation is MENSEVNSAKSESTQIPLPSGGGRGGLRALLIVFLVLLIDQFVKIWIKTHMTLGDQISVIENFFYIHFTENYGMAFGLELEGSYGKLLLSLFRILAVGGIGWYLYVLVKQKAHSGLIFSISLIMAGAIGNILDSAYYGLIFSESTPMDAAMLFPEEGGYAGFLHGAVVDMFYFNSHFDHVFWSDKPFTFSFPIFNISDSAITIGVIIIFIFQRKFFRHEKKADTNNESVANVTNEAPQNNS
- a CDS encoding TraR/DksA family transcriptional regulator; amino-acid sequence: MKNYEPIPVFRKPEPPQPKFKGKKDNRTRYSDKELEEFKNIIHEKLAEAEKDYDLLKNTLAHRDEHGTDDTSPTFKVLEDGSDAMSREEIAQLAARQEKHIQNLKNALIRIENKTYGICRVTGKLIPKERLRSVPHATLSIEAKLTQHS
- a CDS encoding isoleucine--tRNA ligase, translated to MVSKYPEYKNLNLPQIGKEILDWWEKEKIFEKSVSTREGAEPFVFYEGPPSANGMPGIHHVMARAIKDIFCRYQTLKGKQVKRKAGWDTHGLPIELAIEKTLGITKEDIGKKISIEDYNKACRKEVMKYQDKWEEVTRMMGYWVDMKHPYVTYENNYIESVWWLLKELYNKKLLYKGYTIQPYSPAAGTGLSTHELNQPGCYRNVRDTTAVAMFKVSENSKDILEELIKGCGERFGPNDIYLLAWTTTPWTLPSNTALAVGTKIDYVAVKTVNQYSKKEAVVILASALRDKYFGDGKSKLPVGEDVATFKGKDLEGISYEQLLPFAQPKDGEAFKVVCGDFVTTEDGTGIVHIAPSFGADDFRVAKQNGIGSLTLVDRRGKFLPEVKDDIFLYGDEYVKAEYLSDEEKKIEFQKQKKILEAKRKIKELKEYLSVDERIVLKLQEEGKLFKKEKYEHTYPHCWRTDKPILYYPLDSWFVKVTAMKDRMIELNKTINWKPEHTGTGRFGEWLNNLQDWNLSRSRFWGIPLPIWRESPFPTLPDGKGEEICIGSVEELRKEIDKSVALGFMKDNPLRKKDFDLHKPYADEIILASSKGKKMFREADLIDVWFDSGAMPYAQHHFPFENKNLFPLPFGEGKGGASFPADFIAEGVDQTRGWFYTLHAIAALCFDSVAYKNVVSNGLVLDKNGNKMSKRLGNAADPFSTLEKYGPDAVRWYMVTNADPWDNLKFDLEGVAEKQRSFFGTLYNTYAFFALYANIDNFAFVEKEIPLKNKSEIDRWILSELNSLVKVVDESYSSYEPTKAGRAIETFVDEHLSNWYVRLSRRRFWKGDYSQDKISAYQTLYRCLEVVAQLASPIAPFFSDKLFKDLNDVTKKQNSESVHLSIFPKADETVIDKPLEERMEMAQKISSMILSIRKKENIRVRQPLNKIQIPVLDESNKKKIEAVKDLILSEVNVKAIEFVDESTTLIVKSLKLNFKTLGKKCGKDMKEVQQYANANAPEIISSIEKTGKIDIGINGANYTLQNEDVEIIPVDIPGWKVANSGSLTVALDITITPQLREEGIAREIVNRIQNLRKENKFEVTDRIDVRVKNHPKINSAIINNLDYIRAEILANAFEIVNEINGNGVEIEVDDEIKTMVAIDRIKQLN
- the nuoE gene encoding NADH-quinone oxidoreductase subunit NuoE, which codes for MTRILFLAFRNIYICRHHTEKFVASKQIKFSDEALSLAHKIMKRYPEGKQKSAILPILHIAQTEFDGWLSVPVMDYVAMLLKIQPIEVYEVASFYSMFNLKPVGKCVIEVCRTGPCWLMGAEDLVKFIEKKLGIKAGQTTPDGMFTLKTVECLASCGTAPMMQIGETYHERLTFEKCEDILDNYKNKGEQISHFRKERVKNHTDIHQ